ACCTTTTGGGTCAGTTTTTAAAAGTGTTGCCATTTGATCTATAAATGCTCCTGTTCCCCCTGCACATGTACCATTCATCCTCTGTTCTATAGTATCTTTCATATAGGTTATCTTTGCATCTTCTCCACCTAACTCTATAGCTACATCTACATCCTTTAGATTTTCCTCAATCGCTTCAGTACATGCAATTACTTCTTGTACAAAAGGAACCCCTAACCATTTTGATACTGAAAGTCCACCTGAACCTGTTATACACACCTTTAAATTTTTATTGCCCAATCTATCATAGCAACCAATTAATATATTTTTAACAGAATTTTTAATATCTGAAAAATGACGTTGGTATTTTGAATATAAAACGTTTCCAGTCTTACCTAGTAGTACTACCTTTACCGTAGTAGAACCTATATCTAGTCCTAATCTTAAGAGTTTATCCATAATACTATCACTTCTCCATTTAATATTATTTTGTTACATAATAACTATATAAACCTTATATTGAAAATTGCTCCATATTTCTATTATTATAAGGTTTGAAACATTTTTTTTCAAATATCATTAATAAACTAATTTGTATGTTTATTATGATATTTGTTTTTTATATTAAATTATCTATTTATATAACAATAATTCTTATTAATATTTGATACTCTTAATCCTTAGTATATAAATATTTATTGAATGTTAACCAAATGTGACCCTCCCTCATATTTTATTGTATGAGTGTTTATGGTTAAAAAATTAATGATAATTTCTAATAGATTAATTTTATAAATAACGTACCATTACATTTTGCTATACAAAAGGAGTTGATATAATTTGAATGTAAATATAGATAATATATCCATGACTTATCATACATTAAAAGGCGAAACTTCAGCTCTAAAAAACATTAATTTTAAAGTAAATGAAGGTGAATTCATAAGTATAATAGGGCCTTCAGGATGTGGTAAATCAACAGTTTTAAATATTATATCCGGGCTTATTCACCCTACGTCTGGTAATGTATATATAGGTACTAATAAAATAGAAAAACCTACAAACAGCATAGGCTATATGTTCCAGAAGGATCATCTATTTCCTTGGCTTACTGTATGGGACAATGTATGCTTAGGTTTGAAAATTAAAAATAAATTAGATGATAGTTCAGTAGATTATATAACCAACCTATTAAAAAAATATGATTTATGGGGATTTAAAGATTTTTTTCCATCAGAACTTTCTGGTGGTATGAGACAAAGAGCAGCTTTAATTAGAACATTAGCCTTAAACCCTAAAGTTCTATTATTAGATGAGCCCTTCTCTGCCCTTGATTATCAAACTAGATTAAATATTAGTGATGAAATTTATGAGATAATAAAAAGAGAAAATAAAACAACTATAATGGTTACCCATGATATAGCTGAAGCTATATCTATGTCAGACAGGTTAATATTATTAACTCCTCGTCCGGCTACTATAAATAAAAATCTTGAAATTAAATTTGACAATAAATATAATACCCCTTTAAAACGAAGGGAAGCACCTAACTTCAGCACCTACTTTAACTTATTTTGGAAGGAGTTGAACAGTTATGAATAACTATAGCGAAGAACATTTGGAATACTTAAGAAAAATTAAAAATAGAAAAAGAAAAGTTTTAATAACTAGGATATCTTTATTAATATTTATTTTTGGACTTTGGGAAATTGCCGGAAATTTAAATTGGATAGATCCTTTCCTAACAAGTACACCTTCTAGGATGATTAAAAGTTTCATAAAGATTTACAATGAAGGCACTTTATTAAATCATGTGCTTATAACTTGTTTTGAAACTATATTAGGTTTTATATTAGGTACTATTTTAGGAACATTCATAGCTATTGTTTTATGGTGGTCTGAGTTTTTATGTGAGGTATTAGATCCTTACCTTGTAGTATTAAATGCCCTACCCAAAGTTGCTCTAGCCCCAATTATTATATTTTGGGTAGGCAATGGAGTAACTGCGATTATTGTAATTGCTCTCCTAATTTCCATTGTAGTTACAATAATAGGAGTTTTATCTGGTTTTAATGATGTAGACAAAGAAAAAATTAAACTTTTAAAAACTTTTGGAGCTACTAAATTTCAGATTTTAAAGTATTTAATTATCCCCTCTTCTGTTCCTACATTAGTATCTTCCTTGAAAATAAATGTAGGTTTATCTTGGGTTGGAGTTATTATGGGTGAATTCCTCGTAGCTAAAGAAGGATTAGGTTTTTTAATTATCTATGGCGGTCAAGTATCTGAATTAGATATGGTAATGATGAGTGTAATTCTTCTATCTATACTAGCATATTTAATGTATGAAACTGTATCTTTTATAGAAAAAAAATTTAGAGCTTAAATTTAACATTAATGTTTAAATTATCTCAACATGGGCATTATTAAAATAACAAACCTTTCTATGGAATAAGGAGGATAAAATGAGTTACTTTAAAAAGGCTAATGATTTTTATAATGCCAAAGAGTACGAAAAGGCAATTACCATGTATGAGAAAGCTCTGAAAACTAATGAAAATGAATCAAGTTCTCTTTATAATACAGCAGTATGCCATATTAAATTGAAAAATTATTATAAAGCTATTGATTTTCTTAAAAATGCTATAAATTTTAAAAAAGATAGTAAATATGTTTTTAACTTAGCCTATTGTTACGCAATGCTAAATAATAACCAAAAAGCATTGTACTATTTTAATTTATCTTGGAGCATAAACAATGAAGACAAAGACTGTGAAAAAGCAATAAAACTAATATTAGAAAATTACAGAAATTAATTTTAATAAATGAAAAGCTACTACTTCTTTTTATAAATGTAGTAGCTTTTACTATGCTAAAATGCTTCATCAAGAGTTTTAAATTTATATCCTTGTGATTTAATATGTTCTATTACCTTTTCTAAGGATCTTACCGTAGTTTGCTTAGTACCTGAATCGTGCATTAAAACTACAATGTGTTTTTGAGAACCCATAGTATTTTTAACTTTATTAAACAACTTTTCCTCTGGTATATTTAAGGCTTCCGCATCCCCATTTAAGCAGTTCCAATCCACAAAGTGAAACCCTTCTTTATTTACCTTTTTTTGATACTCAACCTTATTAAAAGATCCACCTGGAAATCTTACTATCTTTGCAGGCTCCTCTCCTAAAATTTTTTTTAAAACATTATGACACTTTTTAAAATCCTGAAGCAAATTATTTGGATTTGAATAAATATGTTTATAATCATGAGAGTAAGTATGATTTGCAACTAAATGGCCTTCCCTTTTTTCTCTTAATATTAAATCACTATTCACTTCAGCCATTTTACCTAAAACAAAAAAAGTTGCTTTTACATCCTTAGATTTTAAAATATTAAGTATCTCTGGGGTTACATTTTTAGTTGGTCCATCATCAAAAGTTAAATAACAAATCTTTTCATCCTTAAACTTCTCATTATTCTGTGGTTTTATATTTTCAACATTAGAATTAACCGTATTTTCCTTAGTAAGTTTTTTATTAGTAGTAGAATTAAATGTTTCTAAAGCTTTAGTACTAATAGATGCTTTATTGGTTTCTATCTTTAAATCTTCTTTTTTACTATTAATATCATTTACTTTAGCATAAGCCTTTTGACTTTCTGTAGATATATTAAAAAGCTGACAACCTATAAATATACCTAATGCGAATATACCAAATAAACAACCGGAATATATAAAAAAGTCCATACGCTTATTTCGTCTTTTTATTTTTTCATTTAAATTTTTTTTCTTATTTTTAATATTCTCCTTTTCTTTTTCTGACTTCATTTAAATTCCCCCTAAACAGTTCTTACTAACCATTATACCACTTTTTAACTTTTTTAGAACATTTTATTACCATTCCCCAGCTATTTTTGATTCTTTATGATCTAAATCAAATTTTTCATTATTAAAATACTTTCCGCCTATTCCAAAAGTAGTATCAACATTAATCCATTGTTTCTTATCTTCAATATATACCTGATTCCATGAATGATTTACCCAGCTACGTCCATCAAATCCTTTTCCAGTTATTATTCTTGTTTTAATATTATTTGCTCTACACATGACTACAAAAAGGGTTGAATAATCAAAACAAATACCCTCTTTAGAGTAAAAACTACTAATAGCACCAGACTTTTTAGAAAAATCATTGTTTAATATCCTCTTAGCTTTATCATAATCATATGTTATATTTGAAGATATCCAAGAGTATATAGCATAAGACTTATTGTATTTACCCACTTTATTTTCTGTTAACTTTTTACTAAAATTATCTATTTCTTCATTAGATTTGATTGCTTCCTCCAAAGTAACACCATTATAATATACTATTACTTTCTTATTACTATTACTTTTTGTAGGTATAGTATTTTTTATCTCAGAGGTTTCTATCTTAAAAGAATCACTTAATATATTGGGTAAATTTTTGGCTATGTCAGAATTTGATATAGGAACTAAGATCTTTTTAGACACGGTATCGTATAGCTCTGACTTTTCTAAATAAGAATTTAAATCTATCTTAGCCTTTAATAAATTAAATGTAGATAAGTAATTAAAAATAAGACAAATAATGATAATATATGCAATAGCCCTAGGAATTTTAAATATAGCTCCTAAAATCCTTCTTGAAATACTACTTCGATTCCTAGAAAACTTTTCTATAATATCAAATATAGGATAAAGTATTATTGAAAATATTCCTATAGCTACCCACTTTAAAATCATATATATTATAAATACAATTAAAGGCATAACTACTAAATACATCATTGTCTGATTTTTATTTATAAATTTGAATAATTCACTATTAAAAAGCCAATCTAGTTCTAATCCCTTTATGAAATCACTTTTTAATACTATACTTTTAAAAAACTTTATACCTATAAAAATAGCTAGTGTAAATGATATACTACTTAACAACTTATTTATAGTATCTTTTTGATCATTTGATCTATAGCTCATTAAAAATCCTTTTAGAATTGGTAAGAAAAATGCTAATATAAGTATTAAAGATATTGGATCTATAATCATTTAGTCACCTGCTTTTACTATTTTATTTATTACGGATTTTATTTCATCAAAACCATATCCTCTCCTTAAAAGATAATCATTTAATTTCCTATTAATCTTAAATGAATCATTTTCACTTTTAATAAGAGAATTATATTTTTTTAAAGCAACTTCATATAATACTTTATTTTTTTCTTCAGAGTCTATACTATATATTTTATCTAATACCAACTTTTCTTCTATGCCTTTTCTTAAAAGTTCATACTTTATTCTATTTTCTCCCCACTTTTTTAATTTTTCTTTAACAAATAATTCCACATATCTCTCGTCATTTATAAAGTCGTACTCTTTTAAAAAACATATAGTTCTATCGATTATACTTATTTCATATCCTTCTTCTTTTAATTTACCTACTACTTCTTTTTCAGTCTTATGAGATTTGCCCAAGTATCTAAGACTTCTACTTTTTGCCTTCATAAAATTATCTTCTGTAATTATACTTTGTAACTTTTCTTTATGAACTACCTCGCCTTTTTTTATTCCTTCTATATATATAAGTTCCATGCTACAACCTATAAAGAATTCATCGTCTACATATATATTAACCCTTTCTTTATTAAACTTTTGAACTTCAATTTTAGTAATAATATTATTCAACTTCTTCACTCATTTCTGGTTTTAAAATATGTATAGTTGGATCTTTTAAAATTCTTCTTGCTATATCATAAATATGGCCATTTTTTATCATTTCTAATCTTTTTACATCATTCATGAACTCATAAATACTCTCATCTTCCATAACCTGTATCAAAGCATAATGGCCTAATTCTTGTACATTCTCTACAGTAGATATTAAAGATGTTTTAAAAACTTTCTTAATAAGATTTAATGTATCACTATCAAATTTAATTTGTTCATTTTTAATATCACTTATAGACTCATCTATATATTTTAAAGTATCTTCAACATTTTCCTCTTCTACAGCTGTGTATATATATAATGTTTTTATATTGTTTGAACAGTCCATATGAGTATATATATCATATGCAAGTCCCCTTTTCTCTCTAAGCTCCCTAAATAATATTGAATTTGAACTCTCTCCAAATCTATGGTTTAAAACTCTTAAGCTTAATTCTTCTTCTTTAGTTAAACCATAAAATGTATATAAATATACTATAGTACTTTGTTCTATATCCTTTTTATAAGATGTGAAGGTTACTTTTTTGTTATTTTCACTTTTAATATGAGGTTTACTTATAGTTTTATTTTCCCAAATAGAAAAATATTCTTTCACTAAGGCTTGTACCTCATTATGTTCAAATGATGAAACTATTGAAATTACAGAATTATTTGGTACGTAATAATCCTTATAATAATTTATAAGTTTTGTTCTATTAAAACTTTTTATATGTTCCTCTGTACCTAGAACATCAATTCTCAATGGACTTTCAGAAAATGCTAATTCTTTTACTCTTTTAAAGCTTAATTCCTCTATATCATCCTTACTACTTCTTAATTCTGATAAAATCACACCTCTTTCCTTCTCTATTTCTTTTTCTTTAAATTGTGAATTTATCAACATATCAGAAAGTAAGTCTAATGAATTTTCAAGTTCCTCTTTTAAGGCATCAATGGTGTACACTGTACAAGTATAATCTGTGTAAGCATTATATTCGCCACCTAAATTCTCAAGCTCGTTATTTAGCCCTTCATTATCCCTAATACTAGTTCCCTTAAAAAGCATATGCTCTATAAAGTGGCTAATTCCCTTTTGTTCTTTTGTTTCGTTTATTGCTCCAACCCCTACACCTAAATTTATAGAAATTAACCCTGTATCTCTTTTTATAGTTACTATAGTTAATCCATTTTCTAATTTTATAATTTCTGAATTAAATACCTTGTCCTGCATCTATAATCTCCTTTAAGTTTATATCACTTTTATTTAAATTAACTGATTGTTTATTTTTATAACTATTTTATAAAAATTAAAAGTATATTATCTCTAAAGGATAACATACTTTTAATTATTTTTGTCTATTAAAATCTTTATTTATCAAAATCTTTTTAATCCGCTTGTCTTCTATATCTAATATAGTAAATTTAAATCCTTCTATTAATAAATTTTCTCCAACTTTAGGAAATCTACCAAGACTATCTAATATAAGACCACTTATAGTATCATAATTATCCTGTAGCTCACAACCTAATGATTCATTTAATTCGGAAATACTAACTCCACCATCTACCTCAAATTCATTTTCATCTTTAGCATATATGTCTTCTACATGCTCCTCATATTCGTCATAAATATTTCCGAATATCTCCTCAACTAAGTCTTCCATAGTCACTAGTCCTGCTGTACTGCCATATTCATCTATTACTATGCTCATATGAGTACCTTTAATCTGCATTTCTTTAAATAATTGATCTATCTTAATATATCCCGTAACAAAAAAAGGTTCTCTAATTATATCTTTCATATAAAATTCTTCTTTTGTATCAAAGAAGTTAATTAAATCTTTTGCATATAGTATACCTACTATCCTATCTTGAGATTCTTCATAAATAGGTATTCTTGAACGTTTATTTTCCTTTACAAAGCTTAAAACCTCTTTAAAATCAGAGTTTAAATTTAAAGAAACCATATCAATTCTAGGAGTCATAACATCGAAAGCAGTTAAATCATCAAAGGTAAATATACTATTTATCATTTCTTTTTCTGTTTTACCAAATAGTCCTTTTTCTTCTCCTACGTCAATTAGCATTTTAATTTCTTCTTCTGTAATATTCTTATCTTCATCTTCTAATTTACCAAATAATAATTTTATAAAAAAATTTGTACTATACGTAAGGGAATATACCAATGGTCTTGCTATTTTATCTAAAACATTTATAATTCTAATAGATTTATTTGCTATTTTTTCAGATTTTTTTAATCCAATTCTTTTAGGAATCAATTCCCCAAATAAAAGTGATATGTAAGAAATTATTAATGTTACTATTATAAAAGCTAGCCTTTGACTATATATTATAAAAAAATCTATATTACTATTTTTAAAAACTCTTTCAAAGATTTTCACTAATACTACCGTAGCAGATGCTGATGTAAAAAAACTAGCTAAAGTAACTCCTACCTGTATTGTTGCCAAAAATTTACTAGGTTCCTTTAATATTTTTAGTAGTTGAATAGATTTTTTATCTCCGTCTTCTGCTCTTTTTTGCAGAGAAAGTTCATTTAAAGATATTATACTTATTTCTGCTGCCGCAAAAAAACCGTTTACTCCTATTAAAAGTATTATTATAAGTAAATCTTTCATATTAATTCACCACCTAATAAGAGTTAGATTCCCTATTAGTTTGTGCTATTTATAAAATTTTACGCATTCTATTTTAAAATTCTAAGATTTTTCATACTTAAATCAAAAGCCTTGTAAGAGTGAGTTAAATATCCTGATGATATATAATCTACACCAGTATTTGCAATACTCTTTATAGTATCTAAAGTTACATTTCCAGAAACTTCAACTTCTGCTTTCCCATCTATTATTTTCAAAGCCTCTTTTATTGTATCTACATTCATATTATCAAGCATTATAATATCTGCCTCTGCATATAGAGCTTCCTTTACTTCTTCTAAATTCTCAACTTCTACTTCTATTTTTCTTACAAAAGGAGCATATTCCCTAGCTCTTTCAATAGCTTCTTTTATTCCACCAGCTGCATCTATATGATTATCTTTTATCAAAACTCCATCGCTTAAGTTAAACCTATGGTTATATCCTCCCCCAACTCTAACTGCGTATTTTTCTAGAATTCTTAAATTAGGAGTTGTCTTTCTTGTATCCAGTAACTTTACCTTAGTTCCTTCTAACTTATCTACGAATTTCCTTGTTAAACTTGCTATACCACTTAATCTTTGAAGTAAGTTTAAAGAAACTCTTTCCCCTAATAAAACCTTTCTTGTTCTCCCCTTTACTATGCCTATAACTTGTCCCTTATTAACCTTTTCTCCTTCTGATATAAAAAACTCAACATCTACTTCCCCAACTATACTATAA
The nucleotide sequence above comes from Hathewaya histolytica. Encoded proteins:
- a CDS encoding transglutaminase-like domain-containing protein; translation: MIIDPISLILILAFFLPILKGFLMSYRSNDQKDTINKLLSSISFTLAIFIGIKFFKSIVLKSDFIKGLELDWLFNSELFKFINKNQTMMYLVVMPLIVFIIYMILKWVAIGIFSIILYPIFDIIEKFSRNRSSISRRILGAIFKIPRAIAYIIIICLIFNYLSTFNLLKAKIDLNSYLEKSELYDTVSKKILVPISNSDIAKNLPNILSDSFKIETSEIKNTIPTKSNSNKKVIVYYNGVTLEEAIKSNEEIDNFSKKLTENKVGKYNKSYAIYSWISSNITYDYDKAKRILNNDFSKKSGAISSFYSKEGICFDYSTLFVVMCRANNIKTRIITGKGFDGRSWVNHSWNQVYIEDKKQWINVDTTFGIGGKYFNNEKFDLDHKESKIAGEW
- a CDS encoding hemolysin family protein; translated protein: MKDLLIIILLIGVNGFFAAAEISIISLNELSLQKRAEDGDKKSIQLLKILKEPSKFLATIQVGVTLASFFTSASATVVLVKIFERVFKNSNIDFFIIYSQRLAFIIVTLIISYISLLFGELIPKRIGLKKSEKIANKSIRIINVLDKIARPLVYSLTYSTNFFIKLLFGKLEDEDKNITEEEIKMLIDVGEEKGLFGKTEKEMINSIFTFDDLTAFDVMTPRIDMVSLNLNSDFKEVLSFVKENKRSRIPIYEESQDRIVGILYAKDLINFFDTKEEFYMKDIIREPFFVTGYIKIDQLFKEMQIKGTHMSIVIDEYGSTAGLVTMEDLVEEIFGNIYDEYEEHVEDIYAKDENEFEVDGGVSISELNESLGCELQDNYDTISGLILDSLGRFPKVGENLLIEGFKFTILDIEDKRIKKILINKDFNRQK
- a CDS encoding ABC transporter permease, with the translated sequence MNNYSEEHLEYLRKIKNRKRKVLITRISLLIFIFGLWEIAGNLNWIDPFLTSTPSRMIKSFIKIYNEGTLLNHVLITCFETILGFILGTILGTFIAIVLWWSEFLCEVLDPYLVVLNALPKVALAPIIIFWVGNGVTAIIVIALLISIVVTIIGVLSGFNDVDKEKIKLLKTFGATKFQILKYLIIPSSVPTLVSSLKINVGLSWVGVIMGEFLVAKEGLGFLIIYGGQVSELDMVMMSVILLSILAYLMYETVSFIEKKFRA
- a CDS encoding polysaccharide deacetylase family protein → MKSEKEKENIKNKKKNLNEKIKRRNKRMDFFIYSGCLFGIFALGIFIGCQLFNISTESQKAYAKVNDINSKKEDLKIETNKASISTKALETFNSTTNKKLTKENTVNSNVENIKPQNNEKFKDEKICYLTFDDGPTKNVTPEILNILKSKDVKATFFVLGKMAEVNSDLILREKREGHLVANHTYSHDYKHIYSNPNNLLQDFKKCHNVLKKILGEEPAKIVRFPGGSFNKVEYQKKVNKEGFHFVDWNCLNGDAEALNIPEEKLFNKVKNTMGSQKHIVVLMHDSGTKQTTVRSLEKVIEHIKSQGYKFKTLDEAF
- a CDS encoding M16 family metallopeptidase, whose protein sequence is MQDKVFNSEIIKLENGLTIVTIKRDTGLISINLGVGVGAINETKEQKGISHFIEHMLFKGTSIRDNEGLNNELENLGGEYNAYTDYTCTVYTIDALKEELENSLDLLSDMLINSQFKEKEIEKERGVILSELRSSKDDIEELSFKRVKELAFSESPLRIDVLGTEEHIKSFNRTKLINYYKDYYVPNNSVISIVSSFEHNEVQALVKEYFSIWENKTISKPHIKSENNKKVTFTSYKKDIEQSTIVYLYTFYGLTKEEELSLRVLNHRFGESSNSILFRELREKRGLAYDIYTHMDCSNNIKTLYIYTAVEEENVEDTLKYIDESISDIKNEQIKFDSDTLNLIKKVFKTSLISTVENVQELGHYALIQVMEDESIYEFMNDVKRLEMIKNGHIYDIARRILKDPTIHILKPEMSEEVE
- the nadC gene encoding carboxylating nicotinate-nucleotide diphosphorylase, translated to MNWFIIDKIIKDALSEDISFGDVTTEGIISEESFCSVDLIAKEEGIIAGIEVFKRVYSIVGEVDVEFFISEGEKVNKGQVIGIVKGRTRKVLLGERVSLNLLQRLSGIASLTRKFVDKLEGTKVKLLDTRKTTPNLRILEKYAVRVGGGYNHRFNLSDGVLIKDNHIDAAGGIKEAIERAREYAPFVRKIEVEVENLEEVKEALYAEADIIMLDNMNVDTIKEALKIIDGKAEVEVSGNVTLDTIKSIANTGVDYISSGYLTHSYKAFDLSMKNLRILK
- the recX gene encoding recombination regulator RecX, whose protein sequence is MNNIITKIEVQKFNKERVNIYVDDEFFIGCSMELIYIEGIKKGEVVHKEKLQSIITEDNFMKAKSRSLRYLGKSHKTEKEVVGKLKEEGYEISIIDRTICFLKEYDFINDERYVELFVKEKLKKWGENRIKYELLRKGIEEKLVLDKIYSIDSEEKNKVLYEVALKKYNSLIKSENDSFKINRKLNDYLLRRGYGFDEIKSVINKIVKAGD
- a CDS encoding tetratricopeptide repeat protein; protein product: MSYFKKANDFYNAKEYEKAITMYEKALKTNENESSSLYNTAVCHIKLKNYYKAIDFLKNAINFKKDSKYVFNLAYCYAMLNNNQKALYYFNLSWSINNEDKDCEKAIKLILENYRN
- a CDS encoding ABC transporter ATP-binding protein, with the protein product MTYHTLKGETSALKNINFKVNEGEFISIIGPSGCGKSTVLNIISGLIHPTSGNVYIGTNKIEKPTNSIGYMFQKDHLFPWLTVWDNVCLGLKIKNKLDDSSVDYITNLLKKYDLWGFKDFFPSELSGGMRQRAALIRTLALNPKVLLLDEPFSALDYQTRLNISDEIYEIIKRENKTTIMVTHDIAEAISMSDRLILLTPRPATINKNLEIKFDNKYNTPLKRREAPNFSTYFNLFWKELNSYE